Proteins from one Clostridium cellulovorans 743B genomic window:
- a CDS encoding protein kinase domain-containing protein produces the protein MGSMSFDDELQPGEANYKFYDKDKRVLKEGYLIYDQYKIEKSITDGGLGFVYLCEDIISGELVALKSSKADIRNQSELNGFFKEVKNWMLIPLHPNVVYTKGVVKINLVPYTIMPCIKGDSRYGLTLLEWIENGYRFTCEEVLYIALQICRGMIHCIKTYRDQGLEYVHHDLKLENIFLELDKSRQKSGFKGIFGYVVKISDCGANGITKENLPVGCSEITQQTDIWAFIKIIRQLSKYHVDSDKALEMLGIALKEMFVDTNGWQYYSFTELYDIFDELLKNQYNIFAEDIFPQVHADILTQVGLIINRSMFEINVTREYNKPYIELEKIQKVSYENNLFLWSGVPAEAVILQGMLLASFLDFNWQRFDNSIDALEKIVATMPKIAQNKLSKWYAYDIFIDLQVIRCESYIERGRYKEAIKKLGVINFDNFFNFNWVEKLIEAYYHCDDNEGLNLFSEKFQSFISKLEKNNENKHYICKIKFLLVKALNLLHKPNIAIEILEKCVDIDKDNLEYFYEYSRTLMILGRVVEARKPLHRLYRLCEYNLSLNITDHMTLYCYLSQILFMLADFDSAYMYYEEYMKHHDNSYREADNVYLQLMNDNNKELIEWRQWRERTLSTDQVTQEVYKELIDKYNICAQNYGSVHLGAAYAKRGTFQVIAELFEYIVAANLSMGRTKATIELCESFLSAYDPESYGAHLYKARAYAIEKNYTQARKNYDHVLELIDIVFPTGLLNEDGTSQISASAVQERERIKREMEMFLK, from the coding sequence ATGGGATCTATGTCTTTCGATGATGAGTTACAGCCTGGTGAAGCCAACTATAAGTTTTATGATAAGGACAAAAGAGTACTCAAGGAAGGGTATTTAATATACGATCAATATAAAATAGAGAAAAGCATCACTGATGGTGGCTTGGGGTTTGTTTATTTATGTGAAGATATAATTTCTGGTGAGCTGGTTGCCTTAAAGTCTTCGAAAGCAGATATTAGAAATCAAAGTGAGTTGAATGGTTTTTTTAAGGAAGTTAAAAATTGGATGTTAATTCCTTTGCATCCCAATGTTGTTTATACTAAAGGAGTGGTTAAGATTAATTTAGTGCCATATACAATTATGCCTTGTATAAAAGGTGATTCGCGTTACGGGCTAACACTTTTGGAGTGGATAGAAAATGGTTACCGATTTACATGCGAAGAAGTACTTTATATTGCTTTGCAAATTTGTCGTGGTATGATACATTGCATAAAGACGTATAGGGATCAAGGTCTTGAATATGTGCATCATGATCTTAAGTTAGAAAACATATTCCTTGAGTTAGATAAAAGTCGTCAGAAGAGTGGTTTCAAAGGTATATTTGGATATGTTGTGAAAATATCTGATTGTGGTGCTAACGGTATTACAAAAGAAAATTTACCAGTAGGTTGCTCAGAAATTACGCAACAAACAGATATTTGGGCATTTATAAAAATTATAAGACAATTAAGTAAATACCATGTTGATAGTGATAAAGCTTTAGAAATGCTGGGTATAGCTTTAAAGGAAATGTTTGTGGATACAAATGGTTGGCAGTATTATAGTTTTACTGAATTATACGATATATTCGATGAACTTTTAAAAAATCAATACAATATATTTGCAGAGGATATTTTTCCGCAAGTTCATGCAGATATATTGACACAAGTTGGACTTATAATAAATAGATCTATGTTTGAAATTAACGTTACTCGAGAATATAATAAACCGTATATAGAACTTGAAAAAATACAGAAAGTTTCCTATGAAAATAATTTATTCTTGTGGTCTGGGGTGCCAGCAGAAGCTGTAATTCTTCAAGGAATGCTATTGGCAAGTTTTTTAGATTTTAACTGGCAACGCTTTGATAACAGTATTGATGCCCTTGAAAAAATTGTAGCCACCATGCCAAAGATTGCACAAAATAAGTTATCAAAATGGTATGCATATGATATATTTATTGATTTGCAGGTAATACGCTGTGAATCATATATTGAACGTGGAAGATATAAAGAAGCTATTAAGAAACTTGGTGTAATTAACTTTGATAATTTCTTTAATTTTAATTGGGTAGAGAAATTGATAGAAGCGTATTATCACTGTGATGATAATGAGGGATTAAATTTATTCAGTGAAAAGTTTCAAAGTTTTATTAGTAAACTTGAGAAAAATAATGAGAACAAACATTATATTTGTAAAATAAAGTTTTTACTTGTTAAGGCGTTAAATCTTTTGCACAAACCTAATATAGCTATTGAGATATTAGAAAAATGTGTGGATATCGACAAGGATAATCTAGAATACTTTTATGAATATTCTAGAACTCTTATGATTTTAGGTCGTGTTGTGGAGGCTCGCAAGCCACTACATAGACTATATAGGTTATGTGAATATAATTTATCATTGAATATTACTGATCATATGACGTTATACTGTTATTTATCACAGATACTATTTATGTTAGCTGATTTCGACTCAGCTTATATGTATTATGAAGAATACATGAAACATCACGATAATAGTTATCGTGAAGCAGACAATGTATATCTTCAATTAATGAATGACAATAACAAGGAACTTATAGAATGGAGACAATGGAGAGAAAGAACTTTATCAACAGACCAAGTGACTCAAGAGGTATATAAGGAACTTATAGACAAGTATAACATATGTGCCCAAAATTATGGTTCTGTACATTTAGGCGCTGCTTATGCAAAACGTGGAACTTTTCAAGTTATAGCAGAACTTTTTGAATATATTGTTGCTGCTAATCTTTCTATGGGCAGAACTAAAGCTACAATAGAATTGTGTGAATCTTTTTTATCAGCATATGATCCAGAATCCTATGGTGCGCATTTGTATAAGGCAAGAGCCTATGCTATAGAAAAAAATTATACACAAGCAAGAAAAAATTATGACCATGTATTGGAATTGATAGATATAGTTTTCCCAACTGGGCTTTTAAATGAAGACGGAACATCACAAATCTCAGCTTCAGCTGTTCAGGAACGAGAAAGAATAAAAAGGGAAATGGAAATGTTTTTAAAATAA
- a CDS encoding SEFIR domain-containing protein: protein MIFVSYSWIHEEPDYNVLRFVNDLRKNGYEATCDVMYIQKENAINFPKMMAKNFKAADKVIVVLSKEYKRKADKFIGGVGQEYQYIISEIESNSNKYILVSFDKNFHEVVPDFLKGREIIFINKTNPRKYDKLFFRIRNGEEYVFDPPNIIYTEPLPMFLGEEELIDVSSNISRVKYRFQSDIYSYIKKCIEGYREINICVETPQILEILLTFPNSTLLRVFNKYAISRDSRPYGNYLCDFCGRNVQNKILKSIRYDSSYDFFNREKSDYLKVAEYIRERSGDDEIEEKHISYALLQWTKSDTINAIHKSLGKELMDKIIDAVLKDTTDPGLIL, encoded by the coding sequence ATGATTTTTGTAAGTTATTCTTGGATTCATGAAGAACCTGATTATAATGTTTTAAGATTTGTTAACGACTTAAGAAAAAATGGATATGAAGCTACATGTGATGTAATGTATATACAAAAAGAAAATGCAATTAATTTTCCAAAAATGATGGCTAAAAATTTTAAGGCGGCAGATAAAGTTATAGTAGTTCTATCAAAAGAGTACAAAAGAAAGGCTGATAAATTTATTGGAGGAGTTGGCCAGGAATATCAATATATTATCTCGGAAATAGAATCAAATTCTAACAAGTATATATTAGTTTCATTTGATAAAAATTTTCATGAAGTAGTTCCTGATTTTCTAAAAGGTAGGGAAATTATATTTATCAATAAAACCAATCCTAGAAAATATGATAAGTTATTTTTCCGTATTAGAAATGGAGAAGAATATGTTTTTGATCCTCCAAATATTATTTATACGGAACCATTACCCATGTTTTTAGGTGAAGAGGAATTGATAGATGTAAGCAGCAATATTTCAAGAGTAAAATATAGATTTCAATCAGATATATATTCATATATCAAAAAATGTATTGAAGGTTATAGGGAGATTAATATTTGTGTAGAAACACCACAAATATTAGAAATATTATTGACTTTCCCAAATAGTACACTCTTAAGAGTGTTTAATAAATACGCAATATCAAGGGATTCTAGGCCATATGGCAATTATTTATGCGATTTTTGTGGAAGAAATGTGCAAAATAAAATTTTAAAGAGCATAAGATATGATAGTTCTTATGATTTTTTTAATCGTGAGAAATCAGATTACCTAAAGGTTGCTGAATATATTAGAGAAAGAAGTGGAGATGATGAAATAGAAGAAAAACATATTTCCTATGCGTTATTACAATGGACTAAATCTGATACGATAAATGCAATACACAAAAGCTTGGGAAAAGAACTTATGGATAAAATAATTGATGCTGTTTTAAAAGATACTACAGACCCGGGTTTGATATTGTAA